Proteins co-encoded in one Pseudomonas beijingensis genomic window:
- a CDS encoding carbon starvation CstA family protein, translated as MKNNNSLLRHLPWLLLAVLGACALGVVALRRGEAINALWIVVAAVAIYLVAYRYYSLFIANNVMQLDARRATPAVLNNDGLDYVPTNKHILFGHHFAAIAGAGPLVGPVLAAQMGYLPGTLWLIAGVVLAGAVQDFMILFLSTRRNGRSLGDMVREEMGRIPGTIALFGCFLIMIIILAVLALIVVKALAESPWGIFTVMATIPIAMFMGIYMRYIRPGRIG; from the coding sequence ATGAAAAACAATAATAGCCTGCTGCGCCATCTACCCTGGCTACTGCTGGCCGTCTTAGGAGCGTGCGCCCTGGGCGTCGTGGCCTTGCGCCGAGGTGAGGCGATCAACGCCCTCTGGATCGTCGTCGCCGCCGTGGCCATCTATCTGGTCGCCTACCGCTACTACAGCCTCTTCATCGCCAACAACGTGATGCAACTCGATGCGCGTCGGGCCACCCCCGCCGTGCTCAACAACGATGGCCTGGACTACGTCCCGACCAACAAACACATTCTCTTCGGCCACCACTTCGCGGCCATTGCCGGCGCGGGGCCGCTGGTCGGGCCGGTGCTGGCGGCGCAGATGGGCTACCTGCCCGGTACGCTCTGGCTGATCGCCGGCGTGGTGCTGGCCGGTGCGGTGCAGGACTTCATGATCCTGTTCCTGTCCACCCGCCGCAACGGGCGCTCCCTGGGCGACATGGTCCGGGAAGAAATGGGCCGCATCCCCGGCACCATTGCGCTGTTCGGCTGTTTCCTGATCATGATCATCATCCTCGCGGTGCTGGCGCTGATCGTGGTCAAGGCCCTGGCCGAGAGCCCGTGGGGGATCTTCACGGTGATGGCGACCATCCCGATCGCGATGTTCATGGGCATCTACATGCGTTACATCCGCCCGGGCCGCATCGGTTGA
- a CDS encoding GntR family transcriptional regulator, whose product MNNLVSHQHNRNVLAALPLPGRIGKPSVDDIYPRIFDAILEQRIAPASRFTEESLGDVFGVSRSIIRRVLARLSHQQVVILRPNHRPQVAAPDLEQTRQILHARRLAEQTLVRLACKAPQPQDLRRLRDLVEQEQHCLDRGERGPAIRLSGEFHLQLAAMAGNAPLRQFLGSLVPLTSLALARHEVKSRRHCAWQEHLAIIDAVEGRNVNEAVRLMDEHLDHLEQKLLIA is encoded by the coding sequence ATGAATAATCTCGTTTCCCATCAACATAACCGCAATGTACTCGCCGCCCTGCCCCTGCCCGGGCGGATCGGCAAACCGTCGGTGGACGATATCTACCCGCGGATCTTCGACGCCATCCTCGAACAACGCATTGCCCCGGCCAGCCGCTTCACCGAGGAAAGCCTGGGGGACGTGTTCGGTGTCAGCCGCAGCATCATTCGCCGTGTCCTGGCGCGCCTGTCCCACCAGCAAGTGGTGATATTGCGGCCCAACCACCGGCCACAAGTCGCCGCGCCGGACCTGGAGCAGACCCGGCAGATCCTTCATGCTCGCCGCCTGGCTGAGCAAACCCTGGTGCGCCTGGCTTGCAAGGCGCCGCAACCGCAGGATCTACGACGCCTTCGGGATCTGGTGGAACAGGAACAGCACTGCCTGGACCGCGGCGAGCGTGGCCCGGCGATACGCCTGTCCGGCGAGTTTCACCTGCAACTGGCCGCCATGGCCGGCAATGCGCCGTTGAGGCAATTTCTCGGCAGCCTGGTGCCGTTGACCTCGTTGGCCTTGGCGCGACATGAGGTCAAATCCCGTCGACATTGCGCCTGGCAGGAACACTTGGCGATCATCGACGCGGTGGAAGGCCGCAACGTCAATGAAGCGGTGCGGCTGATGGACGAGCATCTGGACCATCTGGAGCAAAAACTGCTGATCGCATAA
- a CDS encoding C4-dicarboxylate transporter DctA, which yields MLKWCSRSIFLQVVLGLVLGIVCGLTLPEYSAQLKPLGDGFIKLIKMLIGLIVFCVVVSGISGAGDLKKVGRIGLKSVIYFEVLTTIALVIGLVLAFSTGIGSGANIHLEQLSSADVNDIAQRGQHMVTTTQFLMNLIPTSVIGAFAENNILQVLLFSVLFGSALNLVGDAASGISRLINELSHVIFRIMGMIVRLAPIGVFGAIAFTTSKYGLDSLQHLGSLVGLFYLTCIAFVTLILGLVMRASGLPMLPFLKYLREELLIVLGTASSDAVLPQIMRKLEHLGIGSSTVGLVIPTGYSFNLDGFSIYLTLAIVFIANATGTPLALSDLLTILLVSLITSKGAHGIPGSALVILAATLTAIPAIPVVGLVLVLAVDWFMGIGRALTNLIGNCVATVAIARWEKDIDVPRARKVLSGQQGYTFQPRKPVGSAHHQQF from the coding sequence ATGCTCAAATGGTGCTCGCGGTCGATCTTCCTACAAGTTGTCCTCGGACTGGTGCTCGGCATCGTCTGTGGGCTTACCCTTCCCGAATATTCTGCACAGCTCAAACCCCTCGGCGACGGCTTCATCAAGCTGATCAAGATGCTCATCGGCCTGATCGTATTCTGCGTGGTGGTCAGCGGCATCTCCGGCGCCGGTGATCTCAAGAAAGTCGGGCGCATCGGCCTCAAGTCGGTCATCTACTTCGAAGTCCTCACCACCATCGCCCTGGTCATCGGCCTGGTCCTGGCTTTCAGCACCGGCATTGGCAGCGGCGCGAACATCCACCTGGAGCAGCTCTCCAGCGCGGACGTGAACGATATCGCCCAGCGCGGCCAGCACATGGTCACCACCACCCAGTTCCTGATGAACCTGATCCCGACCTCGGTGATCGGCGCCTTCGCTGAAAACAACATTCTGCAAGTCCTGCTGTTTTCGGTGCTGTTCGGCAGCGCGCTGAACCTGGTGGGCGATGCAGCTAGCGGCATCTCGCGGCTGATCAACGAACTCAGCCATGTGATCTTCCGCATCATGGGCATGATCGTGCGCCTGGCCCCTATCGGTGTGTTCGGCGCCATTGCCTTTACCACCAGCAAATATGGCCTGGACTCGCTGCAGCACCTGGGCAGCCTCGTCGGCCTGTTCTACCTGACCTGCATCGCCTTCGTCACGCTGATCCTCGGTCTGGTGATGCGTGCGTCGGGCCTGCCGATGCTGCCGTTTCTCAAATACCTGCGCGAAGAGCTGCTGATCGTCCTCGGCACCGCGTCGTCCGACGCCGTGCTGCCCCAAATCATGCGCAAGCTCGAGCACCTGGGGATTGGCAGCTCCACCGTGGGCCTGGTGATTCCAACCGGTTACTCGTTCAACCTGGACGGTTTTTCGATCTACCTGACCCTGGCGATTGTCTTCATCGCCAACGCCACTGGTACGCCCTTGGCCCTGAGCGATCTGTTGACCATCCTGCTGGTCTCGCTGATCACCTCCAAGGGCGCCCACGGGATTCCCGGCTCGGCGCTGGTGATCCTGGCGGCGACGCTGACCGCGATCCCGGCGATCCCGGTGGTCGGCCTGGTGCTGGTGCTGGCCGTGGACTGGTTCATGGGCATTGGCCGGGCCCTGACCAACCTGATCGGCAACTGCGTGGCGACCGTGGCGATTGCCCGCTGGGAAAAAGACATCGATGTGCCTCGGGCGCGCAAGGTGCTGTCAGGCCAACAAGGCTATACCTTCCAACCCAGAAAACCGGTGGGCAGTGCCCATCACCAGCAATTCTGA
- a CDS encoding ankyrin repeat domain-containing protein, whose product MGKLLLSMLVAWSAGVLADQPIPTEPAAVQEQLQTYYFDAARRGDVPMLDTFIEAGYSLDTRDEKGYTALILAAYHGHGPAVERLLAAGADACAQDKRGNTALMGAIFKGEVQIARRLLSTDCSPDQRNGAGQTAAMYAGLFKRGELLDALKAKGADLEARDPLGNTAADLAKGEIRMPAPQ is encoded by the coding sequence ATGGGTAAACTCCTTTTATCGATGCTTGTCGCCTGGTCAGCCGGCGTATTGGCCGATCAGCCAATACCCACTGAACCGGCGGCGGTACAGGAACAGCTGCAAACCTATTATTTCGACGCCGCTCGCCGGGGCGATGTGCCGATGCTCGATACTTTTATCGAGGCCGGTTATTCGCTGGATACCCGGGATGAGAAGGGCTACACCGCCTTGATTCTGGCGGCTTATCACGGCCACGGACCGGCGGTGGAGCGGTTGCTGGCTGCCGGGGCCGATGCCTGTGCCCAGGATAAACGCGGCAACACGGCGTTGATGGGGGCGATTTTCAAGGGCGAAGTGCAGATTGCCCGTCGTTTGCTGTCCACCGATTGCAGTCCGGACCAACGCAACGGTGCCGGGCAAACCGCCGCGATGTATGCCGGGCTGTTCAAGCGTGGCGAGTTGCTCGATGCCCTGAAAGCCAAGGGCGCCGACTTGGAGGCCAGGGACCCGTTGGGCAATACCGCGGCGGATCTGGCGAAGGGCGAAATCAGAATGCCGGCCCCTCAGTGA
- a CDS encoding PilZ domain-containing protein: MSERRRFVRIEFHARIDLSQGPFIWPVELLDLSLKGLLIQKPEPWLGDIKQPFIADIHLSPEAEIKMEVRLTHDDHGHLGFVCERIDQESIAHLRRLVDLNRDDHDEGVLERELAALIHL, translated from the coding sequence ATGAGTGAACGTCGCCGCTTCGTGCGAATTGAATTCCATGCCAGGATCGACCTGAGCCAGGGCCCGTTCATCTGGCCGGTGGAGCTGCTGGATCTGTCCCTCAAGGGACTGCTGATCCAGAAGCCCGAGCCCTGGCTTGGCGATATCAAACAGCCCTTCATAGCCGATATTCATTTGAGCCCTGAGGCTGAAATCAAAATGGAAGTTCGGTTGACTCATGATGACCATGGTCACCTGGGTTTCGTTTGTGAACGCATCGATCAGGAGTCCATCGCACACTTGCGCCGATTGGTGGATCTCAATCGGGACGATCATGATGAAGGGGTGCTGGAGCGGGAGTTGGCGGCGTTGATTCATCTCTGA
- the yjiA gene encoding GTPase encodes MSSPIPVTILSGFLGAGKTTLLRHLLKAEHGLKIAVIENEFSDAGIDTQLLGDEPVQVMTLANGCVCCTIHTDLTKALYLLLERLDSGEIAFDRLVIECTGLADPAPVAQTFFIDEDLRERYILDGILTLVDAAHADIHLTQAIAQAQVGFADRLLLSKTDLVNAAQVQALGERLTRINRRAPIRVVEHGKIDLAELLDIRGFNLNADLGAGFSLRPVGKATPGDRISSLVLRTDKALDIDKLSEFMNQLLEDHGKQLLRYKGVLNIAGEPRRLVFQGVLKLYGFDWDTEWAPDEARESVIVFIADELPEEKIRAGFEAALL; translated from the coding sequence TTGTCCTCTCCCATCCCGGTCACCATCCTCAGTGGCTTCCTCGGCGCTGGCAAGACCACGCTGTTGCGCCATCTGCTCAAGGCTGAGCACGGCTTGAAAATCGCCGTGATCGAGAACGAATTCAGCGATGCCGGTATCGACACCCAACTGCTGGGTGACGAGCCGGTGCAAGTCATGACCCTGGCCAACGGCTGTGTGTGCTGCACCATTCACACCGACCTGACCAAGGCCCTGTACCTGTTGCTCGAGCGGCTGGACAGCGGCGAGATCGCCTTCGACCGCCTGGTCATCGAGTGCACCGGCCTGGCTGATCCGGCCCCGGTGGCGCAGACTTTTTTCATCGACGAGGACCTGCGCGAGCGCTATATCCTCGACGGGATCCTGACCCTGGTGGACGCCGCTCACGCCGACATCCACCTGACCCAGGCCATCGCCCAGGCCCAGGTCGGGTTTGCCGACCGCCTGCTCCTGAGCAAGACCGACCTGGTGAATGCCGCCCAAGTCCAGGCCCTTGGCGAACGTCTGACGCGCATCAACCGGCGGGCGCCGATCAGGGTGGTCGAACACGGCAAGATCGACCTGGCCGAGCTGCTCGACATTCGCGGTTTCAATCTCAATGCGGACCTGGGCGCAGGGTTCAGCCTGCGACCGGTGGGCAAGGCAACCCCGGGTGATCGCATCAGCAGCCTGGTGCTGCGCACCGACAAGGCGCTGGATATCGACAAGCTCAGCGAGTTCATGAACCAGTTGCTGGAAGACCACGGCAAGCAATTGCTGCGCTACAAAGGCGTGCTGAACATCGCTGGCGAACCCCGTCGGCTGGTGTTCCAGGGCGTGCTCAAGTTGTACGGTTTCGATTGGGACACCGAATGGGCGCCCGACGAAGCCCGGGAAAGCGTGATCGTGTTCATTGCCGATGAACTGCCCGAAGAGAAGATCCGCGCCGGTTTCGAAGCCGCACTACTTTGA
- the mscL gene encoding large-conductance mechanosensitive channel protein MscL: protein MGVLSEFKAFAVKGNVVDMAVGIIIGAAFGKIVSSFVGDVVMPPIGLLIGGVDFSDLAITLKAAQGDAPAVVLAYGKFIQSTIDFIIVAFAIFMGVKAINRLKREEAVAPSAPPVPTKEELLLGEIRDLLKAQNERP from the coding sequence ATGGGCGTGCTAAGCGAGTTCAAGGCCTTCGCGGTCAAAGGCAATGTCGTCGACATGGCCGTCGGGATCATCATCGGTGCCGCTTTCGGCAAAATCGTTTCGTCCTTCGTGGGAGACGTGGTCATGCCGCCGATCGGCCTGCTGATCGGTGGCGTGGATTTCAGTGACCTGGCCATCACCCTCAAGGCCGCCCAGGGTGATGCGCCTGCCGTGGTACTGGCCTACGGTAAATTCATCCAGAGCACCATCGACTTCATCATCGTGGCGTTCGCCATTTTCATGGGCGTCAAGGCCATCAACCGCCTCAAGCGTGAAGAAGCCGTAGCCCCCAGCGCGCCCCCGGTTCCAACCAAGGAAGAGCTGTTGCTGGGTGAGATTCGCGACCTGCTCAAGGCTCAGAACGAGCGGCCCTGA
- the radA gene encoding DNA repair protein RadA, with product MAKAKRMYGCTECGSTFPKWAGQCSECGAWNTLTETMVESGGAAAPTGRTGWAGQQAQIKTLAEVSVEEIPRFSTASGELDRVLGGGLVDGSVVLIGGDPGIGKSTILLQTLCNLATRMPALYVTGEESQQQVAMRARRLGLPQDQLRVMTETCIETIIATARLEKPKVMVIDSIQTIFTEQLQSAPGGVSQVRESAALLVRYAKQSGTAIFLVGHVTKEGALAGPRVLEHMVDTVLYFEGESDGRLRLLRAVKNRFGAVNELGVFGMTDRGLKEVSNPSAIFLTRAQEEVPGSVVMATWEGTRPMLVEVQALVDDSHLANPRRVTLGLDQNRLAMLLAVLHRHGGIPTHDQDVFLNVVGGVKVLETASDLALMAAVMSSLRNRPLPHDLLVFGEVGLSGEVRPVPSGQERLKEAAKHGFKRAIVPKGNAPKEAPAGLQIIAVTRLEQALDALFE from the coding sequence ATGGCCAAGGCAAAGCGCATGTACGGCTGCACCGAGTGCGGCTCGACCTTTCCCAAATGGGCCGGCCAATGCAGCGAATGCGGGGCCTGGAACACCCTGACCGAAACCATGGTGGAAAGCGGCGGCGCGGCGGCCCCCACCGGGCGCACGGGCTGGGCCGGTCAGCAGGCGCAGATCAAGACCCTGGCCGAAGTCAGCGTTGAAGAAATCCCGCGATTTTCCACTGCGTCCGGTGAACTGGACCGCGTGCTGGGTGGCGGCCTGGTGGACGGCTCGGTGGTGCTGATCGGCGGGGACCCGGGCATCGGCAAATCCACCATCTTGCTGCAAACCTTGTGCAACCTTGCCACCCGCATGCCGGCGTTGTACGTCACTGGCGAAGAGTCCCAGCAACAGGTCGCGATGCGTGCCCGGCGCCTGGGCTTGCCCCAGGACCAATTGCGGGTCATGACCGAGACCTGCATCGAAACCATCATCGCCACGGCGCGCCTGGAAAAACCCAAGGTGATGGTGATCGACTCGATCCAGACGATTTTCACCGAACAGCTGCAATCGGCCCCAGGCGGCGTGTCCCAGGTGCGTGAAAGCGCGGCGTTGCTGGTGCGCTACGCCAAACAGAGCGGCACGGCGATTTTCCTGGTGGGCCACGTCACCAAGGAAGGCGCGTTGGCGGGGCCGCGGGTGTTGGAGCACATGGTCGATACCGTGTTGTATTTCGAAGGCGAATCCGATGGCCGCCTGCGTTTGCTGCGGGCAGTGAAGAACCGCTTTGGTGCCGTCAACGAATTGGGTGTGTTCGGCATGACCGACAGGGGCCTGAAAGAAGTCTCCAACCCTTCGGCGATCTTTCTCACGCGTGCTCAGGAAGAAGTCCCGGGCAGTGTGGTCATGGCAACGTGGGAAGGGACCCGCCCGATGTTGGTCGAGGTGCAAGCATTGGTGGACGACAGCCACTTGGCGAACCCACGGCGGGTCACCCTGGGCCTGGATCAGAATCGGCTGGCGATGCTGCTGGCGGTGTTGCATCGACACGGCGGGATTCCGACTCACGACCAAGACGTGTTCCTCAATGTCGTGGGCGGGGTCAAGGTACTGGAGACCGCGTCCGACCTGGCCTTGATGGCGGCGGTCATGTCCAGCCTGCGCAACCGGCCGCTGCCCCATGATTTGCTGGTGTTCGGTGAAGTGGGGCTGTCGGGGGAAGTGCGACCGGTGCCCAGCGGGCAGGAGCGGCTCAAGGAGGCGGCCAAGCACGGCTTCAAACGCGCCATCGTGCCCAAGGGCAACGCGCCGAAGGAAGCGCCGGCGGGGTTGCAGATTATCGCGGTGACCCGTCTGGAACAGGCGTTGGATGCGTTGTTCGAATAG
- a CDS encoding autoinducer binding domain-containing protein translates to MDRWRDLLLRKLSCEKDLQTAYRLVLNFFNNQGFEYCAFGAYLGSPDKHTSKVNLNNYPYGWDRLYEQNGYASNDPLVAHCNQSSLPIMWDETVFAQAPKLWRELNRQGLKYGWTQAVHDDQGAQCSLFSLARTHCPIDIEEHYGNLGYAIFASQKLHALASKKLSDAVAVKQNYHLSPREIEVLRWSAEGKTASEVGRILCLSERTVNFHVCSCMRKLNVSNKISAVAKAAQIHVI, encoded by the coding sequence ATGGACAGGTGGAGAGACTTGTTGCTGAGGAAGTTATCCTGTGAAAAAGACCTGCAGACGGCCTATCGTCTGGTACTTAATTTCTTTAACAATCAGGGATTTGAATATTGTGCATTCGGAGCCTATCTCGGAAGCCCCGACAAGCACACCAGCAAGGTGAACCTGAATAACTACCCTTATGGATGGGACCGTCTTTATGAACAAAACGGTTATGCGTCGAACGATCCATTAGTAGCACATTGCAATCAATCATCGCTCCCTATCATGTGGGATGAGACTGTTTTCGCTCAGGCCCCCAAGTTATGGCGAGAACTTAATCGACAGGGACTCAAGTACGGCTGGACCCAGGCCGTTCATGACGACCAAGGGGCACAGTGCAGTCTGTTCAGCCTCGCACGAACCCATTGTCCCATTGATATCGAGGAACACTATGGCAATCTTGGCTATGCCATCTTCGCCAGTCAAAAGCTGCACGCGCTCGCCAGCAAAAAACTGTCTGACGCCGTCGCAGTGAAGCAGAACTACCACTTGTCCCCGAGAGAAATCGAAGTATTGAGGTGGTCAGCCGAAGGCAAGACGGCGTCGGAAGTGGGCAGGATTCTCTGCCTTTCCGAACGAACCGTGAATTTCCATGTGTGCAGTTGCATGCGAAAACTGAACGTCAGCAATAAAATTTCGGCGGTGGCCAAGGCAGCCCAAATCCATGTGATTTGA
- a CDS encoding FadR/GntR family transcriptional regulator — protein MISSSTVVNSVVEKLRAALARGQWRSGDMLPGQRELAEQLGISRPSLREAVIVLETLGLVRSMPGKGVVVLEANPGDAAIEGSAMAGASLEDLLQLRYTLEPFIVGLVAQSISSKEVGQLRLTLMDMREALEANDSDACANAYIAFHEELFALTSNPIFQNVVQQTSNALKQSADVLRNSPEHLAERLTENEAVVRAIRGKNSAQASAEMRRHILREGQRMGIELNIPDDNLGT, from the coding sequence GTGATCAGCTCATCGACCGTCGTCAATTCCGTGGTGGAGAAACTCCGCGCCGCCCTCGCCCGGGGCCAGTGGCGCTCAGGCGACATGCTGCCCGGCCAGCGCGAGTTGGCCGAGCAACTGGGTATCAGCCGCCCCAGCCTGCGTGAAGCGGTGATTGTCCTGGAAACTCTGGGACTGGTGCGCTCGATGCCGGGCAAGGGCGTCGTGGTGCTGGAGGCCAATCCCGGCGATGCCGCCATTGAAGGCAGTGCCATGGCCGGCGCGAGCCTGGAAGACCTGCTGCAACTGCGCTACACCCTGGAACCCTTCATCGTCGGCCTGGTGGCCCAGTCCATCAGCAGCAAGGAAGTCGGCCAGTTGCGCCTGACCCTCATGGACATGCGCGAAGCCCTGGAAGCCAACGACAGCGACGCCTGCGCCAACGCCTACATCGCCTTCCATGAAGAATTGTTTGCCCTGACGTCCAACCCGATCTTCCAGAACGTGGTCCAGCAGACCAGCAACGCCCTCAAGCAAAGCGCCGACGTGTTGCGCAACTCGCCCGAGCACCTGGCCGAACGCCTGACAGAGAACGAAGCGGTGGTCCGTGCCATCCGTGGCAAGAACAGCGCCCAGGCCAGCGCCGAAATGCGCCGGCACATTCTTCGGGAAGGCCAGCGCATGGGCATCGAATTGAATATTCCGGACGATAACCTCGGCACTTGA
- a CDS encoding ferredoxin--NADP reductase: protein MTDSAEKFTRQTLLDVQPVTSHLFTLRTTRDRGFRFRAGQFARLGVAKADGTTVWRAYSMVSSPFDEFLEFFSIVVPDGEFTSELSRLQPGDELLVERQAFGYLTLDRFVDGRDLWLLSTGTGVAPFLSILQDFEVWEKFERIILVYSVREARELAYQDLIKELPQRDYLAEYAHKFRFIATVTREQHPGALSGRITTLIDNGELERAAGVALTPEHSRVMLCGNPQMIDDTRTLLKARGLQLSLTRRPGQVAVENYW, encoded by the coding sequence ATGACCGACAGCGCAGAGAAGTTCACCCGCCAAACCTTGCTCGATGTCCAGCCCGTGACGTCTCATTTGTTTACATTGCGCACGACCCGGGATCGCGGCTTTCGTTTCCGGGCGGGTCAGTTTGCCCGACTGGGCGTCGCCAAGGCGGACGGCACCACCGTCTGGCGGGCGTACTCCATGGTGTCGTCGCCGTTCGACGAGTTCCTCGAATTCTTTTCCATCGTAGTGCCTGATGGCGAGTTCACCAGCGAACTCAGCCGCTTGCAGCCGGGTGACGAACTGTTGGTGGAACGCCAGGCTTTTGGCTATCTGACGCTGGACCGCTTCGTCGATGGTCGGGATTTGTGGTTGCTGTCCACGGGGACCGGCGTGGCACCGTTTCTTTCGATCCTCCAGGATTTCGAGGTTTGGGAAAAATTCGAGCGGATCATCCTGGTGTACAGCGTGCGTGAGGCGCGAGAACTGGCGTATCAGGACCTGATCAAGGAACTGCCCCAGCGCGACTACCTGGCCGAGTACGCGCACAAGTTTCGTTTCATTGCGACCGTCACCCGTGAGCAGCACCCAGGGGCGCTCAGTGGGCGGATTACCACGTTGATCGACAACGGCGAGTTGGAGCGCGCGGCAGGCGTAGCGCTGACGCCTGAGCATTCGCGGGTGATGCTGTGCGGCAACCCGCAAATGATCGACGACACGCGCACGCTGCTCAAGGCCAGGGGCTTGCAACTGAGCCTGACCCGTCGTCCGGGCCAGGTGGCGGTGGAAAATTACTGGTAG